A portion of the Fusobacterium nucleatum genome contains these proteins:
- a CDS encoding CRISPR-associated helicase/endonuclease Cas3, with amino-acid sequence MLDEELLKKYKAKSNKSIFEHNQDLKKQKDVLINLGYLNDKEKIELLSYAIDYHDSGKFNLKFQRRIEENIKRINGEKYNSKYLKFDKENEIEHNILSAFLINSQDFNSEKEYLAVLYSVIFHHRYSDAISTINNQIFPNIEEILEDNLPNGVVTYEGDIPLELNFQDLNTVENIKLLGLLMKCDHSASGGYEIEYPNDFLEEALNNLLNEFKEKDKSADWNDMQKFCKENSDKNIIAIADTGMGKTEGGFLWGGNNKIFFVLPLRTAINAMYKRVKLFVPKNKILEEKVGLLHSNSLEYYLNNKKELVIDDKDEKEMDILEYNKRGKHLSLPVTICTPDQIFNFILKYKGYESKLATLSYSKIILDEMQMYDASLLAAVIFGITKIIEMGGKIAIVTATFPPIIEYFLNKYLMKGNKKAIKDLDKPEEVVEEPIFIKKKFTNNEKIRHNIVLIDDEIGVEQILWKFRKNRKENKKSNKILVICNTIKKAQEIYLKLKEEDDLKDKINMLHSNFIREDRENKEKEILDFGKTEFDGEGIWISTSLVEASLDIDFDYLFTELQDLNSLFQRFGRCNRKGKKLVDEANCFIYLKIEDKYLKEKGSKYGFIDKDIYENSKKGLENYYEVVSKDEIENSQDYSELFKNYSKQINEGDKIKLIEENLSFENLKESNFVDEFEKAYEKYQRILNSDENSQDALKLRDIQSVTVIPYDIYEENEENIKELIKKIEDKNLGLEERQNAKTELLKKTLSIQYYQLSKYISEILKGKADANKYKSESINKFEKITVMEADYDKELGFRAKDFKDGIPTYEFI; translated from the coding sequence ATGTTAGATGAGGAACTTCTTAAAAAATATAAAGCAAAATCTAATAAAAGCATTTTTGAGCATAATCAAGATTTAAAAAAACAGAAAGATGTTTTAATAAATTTAGGATACCTCAATGATAAAGAAAAAATAGAACTTTTATCATATGCAATAGATTATCACGATAGTGGAAAATTTAATCTGAAATTTCAAAGAAGAATAGAAGAAAATATAAAAAGAATTAATGGAGAAAAATATAATTCTAAATATTTAAAATTTGATAAAGAAAATGAAATAGAACATAATATTCTTTCAGCTTTTTTAATAAATTCACAAGATTTTAATTCAGAAAAAGAGTATTTAGCAGTACTTTATTCAGTTATATTTCACCATAGATATTCAGATGCAATTAGTACAATAAATAACCAAATTTTTCCTAATATAGAGGAAATTTTAGAAGATAACTTACCAAATGGAGTAGTAACTTATGAAGGAGATATACCTTTAGAATTGAATTTCCAAGATTTAAATACAGTAGAAAATATAAAATTACTAGGTTTACTTATGAAATGCGATCATTCAGCTAGTGGAGGATATGAAATAGAATATCCTAATGATTTTTTAGAAGAGGCTTTAAACAATCTGCTAAATGAATTTAAAGAAAAAGATAAATCAGCTGATTGGAATGATATGCAAAAATTCTGTAAAGAAAATAGTGATAAAAATATAATTGCAATAGCAGATACAGGAATGGGTAAAACTGAGGGAGGTTTTCTTTGGGGAGGAAATAATAAGATATTTTTTGTTCTACCTCTTAGAACAGCTATTAATGCAATGTATAAAAGAGTTAAACTTTTTGTTCCAAAAAATAAAATTTTAGAAGAAAAAGTTGGACTATTGCATTCAAATTCTCTTGAATACTACTTGAATAATAAAAAAGAACTTGTAATTGATGATAAAGATGAAAAGGAAATGGATATTTTAGAATATAATAAAAGAGGTAAACATTTATCTCTACCTGTTACTATCTGTACACCTGACCAAATATTTAACTTTATTTTAAAATATAAAGGTTATGAAAGTAAATTAGCAACTCTTTCTTATTCTAAAATAATTTTAGATGAAATGCAGATGTATGATGCGAGTTTACTTGCAGCTGTAATTTTTGGAATTACCAAAATTATAGAAATGGGAGGTAAAATTGCTATTGTAACTGCTACTTTTCCTCCAATAATTGAGTATTTTTTAAATAAATATTTAATGAAAGGTAATAAAAAGGCAATAAAAGATTTGGATAAACCTGAGGAAGTAGTTGAAGAACCAATATTTATAAAGAAAAAATTTACTAATAATGAAAAAATAAGACATAATATAGTGCTTATTGATGATGAAATTGGGGTAGAACAAATTTTATGGAAATTTAGAAAAAATAGAAAAGAGAATAAAAAGTCTAATAAAATTTTGGTTATCTGTAACACTATAAAAAAAGCACAAGAAATTTATTTAAAATTAAAAGAAGAAGATGACTTAAAAGATAAAATTAATATGTTACACTCAAACTTTATTCGTGAAGATAGAGAAAACAAAGAAAAAGAAATTTTAGATTTTGGAAAAACTGAATTTGATGGTGAAGGAATTTGGATATCAACTTCACTTGTTGAAGCCTCATTAGATATTGATTTTGATTATTTATTTACAGAGTTACAAGATTTAAATTCATTATTCCAAAGATTTGGAAGATGTAATCGTAAAGGTAAAAAATTAGTAGATGAAGCTAATTGTTTTATATATTTAAAAATTGAAGACAAATATTTAAAAGAAAAGGGTTCTAAATATGGTTTCATAGATAAAGATATTTATGAAAATTCAAAAAAAGGTTTAGAAAACTACTATGAAGTAGTATCTAAAGATGAAATAGAAAATTCACAAGACTATAGTGAATTATTTAAAAATTATTCTAAACAAATTAATGAGGGAGATAAGATAAAACTTATAGAAGAAAATTTAAGTTTTGAGAATTTAAAAGAAAGTAATTTTGTTGATGAATTTGAAAAAGCTTATGAAAAATACCAAAGAATTTTAAATAGTGATGAAAATTCACAAGATGCTTTAAAGCTTAGGGATATCCAAAGTGTTACTGTAATTCCATATGATATTTATGAGGAAAATGAAGAAAATATAAAGGAACTTATAAAAAAGATAGAAGATAAAAATTTAGGTTTAGAAGAAAGACAGAATGCTAAAACTGAACTTCTAAAGAAGACTCTTTCAATCCAATACTATCAGTTAAGTAAGTATATAAGTGAAATTTTAAAAGGTAAAGCTGATGCAAATAAATATAAGTCAGAAAGTATTAATAAATTTGAAAAAATAACAGTTATGGAAGCTGATTATGATAAAGAATTAGGTTTCCGTGCAAAAGATTTCAAAGATGGCATTCCAACTTATGAATTTATCTAA